The following proteins are co-located in the Bacillus pumilus genome:
- the nirB gene encoding nitrite reductase large subunit NirB — translation MAKRKLVFIGNGMASMKCIEQIVQKQPEHYFITIIGKEKHPAYNRIKLSSILQKSESLSQIELKEKEWYTRHDITMYRGETVVHIDTNRQCIMTDARRNIPYDKLVIATGSSPYFLPIQGVSKKGIYAFRTIDDYEAIHADSLRYQRAAVIGGGVLGVEVAAGLQIAGLETTIIHHTEWLMQRQLDETAACLLHQQLTRKGIQVKTNAHTIACLGDERVEGVLLKNGDIVDADLVVFTTGIRPNIQLAKNHGIHTRKAIVVNDVMQTNVPNIYAIGECAEHKGMVHGLVQPIYEQASVLAKHLLGEQITHAPHHIYSTTLKTSDMPIYSAGCIENRSPYTSVVTYLDEEQEVYKKFVFERDALKGVLLVGQLEKADQLFQDVKVGRDKSVVMKFLHEEQPSPLDTLQMEDLVCQCQTVTKGAILKSISVHQLTSLEEIKKQTGAATGCGGCQELVRACCQLSSNEQAEVLTSFCPCTDVDEQTIFSFIKKQQPVNGEEMRKYFDWKTDNGCDICRAAIPYYLEQFQDHLKNDSASGQEHTLIPQLYGGRLDLKFLHIITSLLEKNQIQQVELTEHKRIRLIGVSEQAAQIVKEHYRVIPKERRRLSHVLSCDCRHEPAVTTLVMEMERQLEDTLLPAVTSIHVTGSSCTCKLGPIYDICIKKQLDEWNIYLGGDVRHPKAGQLFYALPHSSELIPFLKALLEDYRKSAYFEESIGNWLLRYGDISIREKLLDEDMREELCEQFDQSRQGNVGQKDVKV, via the coding sequence ATGGCAAAACGCAAACTCGTGTTTATCGGAAACGGCATGGCGAGTATGAAATGTATCGAGCAGATCGTTCAAAAGCAACCAGAACACTATTTCATTACAATCATTGGAAAAGAGAAGCACCCTGCCTACAATCGAATAAAACTTTCGTCGATTTTACAAAAAAGCGAATCATTATCTCAAATTGAACTAAAGGAAAAAGAATGGTACACGAGGCATGACATCACGATGTACAGAGGGGAAACAGTTGTGCACATCGATACAAATCGGCAATGCATCATGACAGATGCGCGCCGGAATATTCCCTATGACAAGCTGGTGATCGCAACAGGGTCATCACCTTATTTCCTGCCTATTCAGGGCGTGTCCAAAAAAGGGATTTACGCTTTTCGTACGATTGATGATTATGAGGCCATTCACGCTGATTCCTTGCGTTATCAACGTGCAGCAGTGATCGGAGGCGGTGTGCTTGGCGTGGAAGTGGCGGCTGGACTACAGATTGCCGGACTTGAGACAACCATCATTCATCATACAGAGTGGCTCATGCAGCGCCAATTAGATGAAACAGCTGCCTGCCTATTACATCAACAATTAACGCGTAAAGGCATTCAGGTGAAAACAAATGCCCATACAATTGCATGCTTAGGAGATGAGAGGGTAGAAGGCGTTCTACTGAAAAATGGAGACATCGTGGATGCTGATCTCGTTGTTTTCACTACAGGTATCCGTCCGAATATACAGCTTGCAAAAAATCACGGCATTCACACTAGAAAAGCTATTGTCGTCAATGACGTGATGCAAACAAATGTCCCGAATATTTATGCCATTGGGGAATGTGCAGAGCACAAAGGAATGGTGCACGGTCTTGTTCAGCCCATTTATGAACAAGCAAGCGTGCTTGCCAAGCATCTATTAGGCGAACAAATAACACATGCACCTCATCACATTTACTCAACAACATTAAAAACAAGTGACATGCCCATCTATTCTGCCGGATGTATTGAGAACCGTTCCCCATATACTTCGGTGGTGACCTATTTAGACGAAGAACAAGAAGTATATAAAAAATTCGTGTTTGAACGTGATGCCCTAAAAGGCGTTTTATTAGTTGGTCAGCTGGAGAAAGCCGATCAGCTTTTTCAAGATGTAAAAGTGGGGCGTGATAAAAGTGTGGTCATGAAATTTCTTCATGAAGAGCAGCCATCCCCTCTAGATACATTACAAATGGAAGACCTCGTCTGCCAATGTCAAACGGTTACAAAAGGAGCCATTTTAAAAAGCATATCGGTCCATCAGCTGACAAGCCTGGAAGAGATCAAAAAACAGACAGGGGCAGCAACCGGCTGTGGGGGCTGTCAAGAGCTTGTCCGTGCTTGCTGTCAGTTATCATCAAATGAACAAGCGGAAGTGCTGACCTCTTTTTGTCCATGTACAGATGTAGATGAACAGACCATTTTTTCATTTATAAAAAAACAACAGCCGGTGAATGGAGAGGAAATGAGAAAATACTTCGATTGGAAAACAGATAATGGCTGCGACATCTGCCGAGCAGCCATTCCATACTATCTCGAGCAGTTTCAAGACCACCTGAAAAATGACAGCGCATCCGGTCAAGAGCATACATTGATTCCTCAGTTATATGGAGGCCGTCTTGATCTGAAGTTCTTGCACATCATCACCTCTTTATTAGAGAAAAATCAGATTCAGCAGGTGGAGCTGACAGAGCATAAACGAATTCGGCTCATCGGCGTTTCAGAGCAGGCCGCACAGATCGTAAAAGAACATTACCGGGTCATACCTAAAGAGAGAAGGAGGCTATCTCATGTCCTTTCATGTGATTGTCGTCACGAGCCAGCTGTCACTACACTTGTCATGGAGATGGAAAGACAATTAGAAGACACGCTTTTACCAGCAGTCACATCAATTCATGTAACCGGCTCTTCCTGCACGTGTAAACTCGGCCCAATCTATGACATCTGTATCAAGAAACAGCTGGATGAGTGGAACATTTATTTAGGAGGCGACGTGCGTCATCCTAAGGCCGGTCAGCTTTTTTACGCTTTACCTCATTCAAGTGAGCTGATTCCTTTTTTAAAAGCGCTGCTCGAAGATTATAGAAAAAGTGCATACTTTGAGGAATCCATTGGGAATTGGCTTCTCCGGTATGGCGACATTTCCATTCGAGAAAAATTGCTTGATGAGGACATGAGAGAAGAGCTCTGTGAGCAATTTGACCAAAGCAGACAAGGGAATGTAGGACAAAAGGATGTGAAGGTATGA
- a CDS encoding nitrate/nitrite transporter, which produces MKLSELKSSGHPKTLFGSFLYFDVSFMIWVLLGALGAFIAQDFALSTMEKGMIVAIPILSGSFFRIMLGLLTDRIGPKKTAVMGMLLTTIPLIWGFIAGTTLSELVLIGILLGVAGASFAVALPMASRWYPPHLQGVAMGIAGAGNSGTLISTLFGPRLAEIYGWHAVMGLALIPLSLVFLFFIFTAKDAPNQPDPQPLRSYFSVFQVKSTWFFCLLYAITFGGFVGLSSFLSIFFVDQYGISKIHAGDFVTLCVAAGSFFRPVGGLIADKIGGMKALLGLFAVIGICLGAVSSLPALPVVIALLFVGMMCLGMGNGAVFQLVPQVFHKEIGIVTGIVGAAGGIGGFFLPNVLGSFKEMTGSYTFGFLTISLIVLVVFLCLVVSQLKRKKVIINHTISES; this is translated from the coding sequence ATGAAACTCTCAGAGTTAAAATCAAGTGGTCATCCTAAGACATTGTTTGGTTCATTTTTATATTTTGATGTGAGCTTTATGATTTGGGTTTTATTAGGGGCGCTGGGGGCTTTTATTGCGCAAGATTTTGCTTTATCGACAATGGAAAAAGGTATGATTGTCGCAATTCCGATTCTATCTGGTTCTTTCTTTCGGATTATGCTGGGCTTATTAACCGATCGAATAGGCCCTAAAAAGACTGCGGTGATGGGAATGCTTTTAACCACCATTCCGCTCATTTGGGGGTTCATCGCTGGTACAACCCTTTCGGAGCTTGTGCTGATTGGTATTTTGCTAGGAGTGGCAGGGGCAAGTTTTGCTGTCGCTTTGCCAATGGCAAGCCGCTGGTATCCTCCTCATTTACAAGGAGTAGCCATGGGGATTGCGGGCGCCGGAAATAGCGGAACACTGATCTCCACGCTATTTGGGCCAAGACTTGCCGAGATTTACGGGTGGCATGCAGTGATGGGGCTCGCCCTTATCCCGTTAAGTCTTGTCTTTTTGTTTTTTATTTTCACGGCAAAGGATGCACCAAATCAGCCTGATCCTCAGCCGCTTCGGTCGTATTTTTCAGTATTTCAAGTAAAATCAACATGGTTTTTCTGTTTACTTTATGCGATTACCTTCGGAGGGTTTGTCGGGCTTTCAAGTTTTCTAAGTATTTTCTTTGTGGATCAATATGGGATCTCGAAAATACATGCCGGTGATTTTGTGACTCTTTGTGTTGCTGCGGGCAGCTTCTTTCGACCTGTTGGCGGTCTCATTGCTGATAAAATAGGTGGAATGAAGGCACTGCTTGGATTATTCGCAGTCATCGGCATTTGCTTAGGAGCAGTGAGCAGTCTTCCAGCTTTACCTGTGGTCATTGCGCTTTTATTTGTCGGGATGATGTGTCTTGGTATGGGGAATGGGGCTGTTTTTCAGCTGGTGCCGCAGGTGTTCCATAAGGAAATTGGCATTGTGACTGGGATTGTTGGTGCGGCGGGCGGCATTGGCGGATTCTTTTTACCAAATGTTCTTGGCAGTTTCAAAGAAATGACTGGCTCGTATACGTTTGGCTTTTTAACCATTTCACTTATTGTGCTTGTCGTCTTTCTTTGTTTAGTCGTATCGCAGCTTAAACGTAAAAAAGTGATCATCAATCACACCATCTCTGAATCATAA
- the gltD gene encoding glutamate synthase small subunit has product MGKATGFMDYKREKPNERDPLTRQNDWKEYSAPYTDEVLKKQGARCMDCGTPFCQIGMEIRGGVSGCPIYNLIPEWNDLVYRGRWKEALERLQKTNNFPEFTGRVCPAPCEGSCTVAINDPAVSIKNIERTIIDKGFENGWITPRIPSSRSGKKIAIVGSGPAGLASADQLNQAGHAVTVFERSDRLGGLLTYGIPNMKLDKEVVERRVKLLRQEGIDFVTNTEIGVDITADELKEQFDAIILCTGAQKQRDLLIEGREAKGIHLAMDYLTLATKSMLDSGFKDKNFIDAKGKDVIVIGGGDTGADCVATALRQKAKSVVQFGKYPKLPDTRVGDNMWPEQPYVFSLDYAYEEAQAKFGEDPRQYSIQTTKIVADKNGKLKELHTIQMEKVKNEHGKFEFHEIPGTEKVWPAQLVFIAIGFEGTEQPLVKHFGVDSKNNRIDAKYGEYTTNVEGVFAAGDARRGQSLIVWAINEGRQVAHEVDRYLMGSSVLPK; this is encoded by the coding sequence ATGGGCAAAGCAACAGGTTTTATGGATTATAAAAGAGAAAAGCCAAATGAACGTGACCCTCTCACTCGTCAAAATGACTGGAAAGAATATTCAGCTCCTTATACAGATGAGGTATTAAAAAAGCAGGGTGCTAGATGTATGGATTGCGGAACACCGTTTTGTCAAATTGGGATGGAAATCAGGGGCGGCGTATCTGGCTGCCCGATCTATAATTTAATTCCAGAGTGGAATGACCTTGTCTATCGCGGGAGATGGAAAGAAGCGCTTGAAAGACTGCAAAAAACGAACAATTTCCCTGAATTTACTGGGAGAGTATGTCCAGCGCCTTGCGAAGGCTCATGTACAGTCGCCATCAATGATCCAGCTGTTTCGATTAAAAATATCGAACGCACGATCATTGATAAAGGCTTCGAGAATGGATGGATTACACCAAGAATTCCTTCAAGCCGTTCAGGGAAAAAGATTGCGATTGTCGGTTCAGGGCCAGCAGGACTTGCAAGTGCTGATCAATTAAACCAAGCAGGACACGCAGTAACAGTGTTCGAACGATCTGATCGTCTTGGCGGACTGCTCACCTATGGCATTCCGAATATGAAGCTGGACAAAGAAGTCGTTGAGCGCAGAGTGAAACTTTTAAGACAAGAAGGCATTGACTTTGTCACGAACACAGAAATTGGTGTGGATATCACTGCCGATGAGCTAAAAGAGCAATTTGATGCGATCATCCTTTGTACAGGTGCACAAAAGCAGCGCGACCTATTAATCGAAGGCCGTGAAGCAAAAGGGATACACCTGGCGATGGATTATTTAACACTCGCAACAAAAAGCATGCTTGATTCAGGATTTAAAGATAAAAATTTCATTGATGCAAAAGGAAAAGACGTGATTGTCATTGGCGGAGGAGATACAGGTGCTGACTGCGTAGCAACTGCGCTTCGCCAAAAAGCAAAAAGTGTTGTTCAATTCGGAAAGTATCCAAAGCTTCCAGATACACGTGTAGGGGATAACATGTGGCCAGAGCAGCCTTATGTCTTCTCGCTCGATTATGCTTATGAAGAAGCACAAGCAAAATTCGGAGAAGACCCGCGTCAATATTCGATTCAAACCACAAAGATTGTGGCAGATAAAAATGGGAAATTAAAAGAGCTTCATACCATTCAAATGGAAAAGGTGAAAAACGAACATGGGAAGTTTGAATTTCATGAGATTCCAGGAACAGAGAAGGTATGGCCTGCTCAGCTTGTCTTTATTGCAATTGGTTTTGAGGGAACTGAACAGCCACTAGTGAAACACTTTGGCGTGGACAGCAAAAACAATCGCATTGACGCAAAATATGGGGAATATACAACAAATGTAGAAGGCGTATTTGCAGCGGGAGATGCAAGACGCGGCCAAAGTCTGATTGTTTGGGCAATTAACGAAGGCAGACAAGTGGCACACGAGGTAGACCGTTATTTAATGGGGAGTTCGGTTCTGCCAAAATAG
- the gltB gene encoding glutamate synthase large subunit, whose product MTYNQLPQPQGLYRPEFEHDACGIGLYAHLKGEATHSIVKKGLQMLCQLDHRGGQGSDPYTGDGAGLMVQLPDAFFRKNCKEFALPEKGRYGVGMVFFSKDDDEKTRQAIEQKINGFIKQEGQTLIGWRTVPVDAGKIGTVAAKSCPVVRQVFIGANDNVTDRLSFERKLYVIRKQAENWGTAEEKQFYFVSLSSQTIVYKGLLTSDQVDAFYLDLQDETFVSAFSLVHSRFSTNTFPTWERAHPNRYLIHNGEINTLRGNINWMRAREQQFVSEAFGDDLDKILPVLNADGSDSSILDNAFEFFVLAGRTPAHTAMMLIPEPWTENTHMSKEKRAFYEYHSSLMEPWDGPTAISFTDGKQIGAILDRNGLRPARYYVTNDDHIIFSSEVGVVDTNEEDVKYKDRLEPGKMLLIDLEEGRIISDEEVKSTIANELPYQKWLDEEMVHVNRSEENSENSSIMDDVLTRQRAFHYTYEDIQKYLIPLLEEGKDPIGSMGSDTPLAVLSDRAQSLFNYFKQLFAQVTNPPIDAIREQLVTSTMTWLGAEGDILHPNEYSCRRIKLYTPVLTSGQFNGLKTIVHNAFKSKTIHTLFTDDLKRGLDAMFEEAEKAIRAGVSLLILSDREMTEEKVPIPPLLALSALHQHLVRQGLRTKVSLIVESGEVREVHHFAALIGYGADAIHPYLVYETYKQLIEEEAISISFDEAVTKFGKSVTEGVVKVMSKVGISTVQSYRGAQIFEAVGISEDVIQAYFTGTASQLGGIDLDTIASEAKLRHEAGYQAATDQTLESGSEFQWRKNGEHHAFNPKTIHTLQWACRNEDYDLFKQYTKAADEERIGFLRNLFAFHPKQKRVSLEEVESAESIVRRFKTGAMSFGSLSKEAHEALAIAMNRIGGKSNSGEGGEDPARFTVDERGDDRRSAIKQIASGRFGVKSHYLVNADELQIKMAQGAKPGEGGQLPGNKVYPWVADVRGSTPGVGLISPPPHHDIYSIEDLAQLIHDLKNANRDARISVKLVSKAGVGTIAAGVAKGTADVIVISGYDGGTGASPKTSIKHTGLPWELGLAEAHQTLVLNGLRERVVLETDGKLMTGRDVVMAAILGAEEYGFATAPLVVLGCVMMRACHLDTCPVGVATQNPELRKKFMGNPDHIVNFMMFIAEEVREILAELGFRSMDELIGRTDVLAVSERAKAHWKAGQLNLETLLYQPEGARTFRTPQNHKIDESLDMNEILPYVQEALNHQTPVDLSLNIRNINRVAGTITGSEVSKRYGEEGLPEDTITLRFTGSAGQSFGAFVPKGMSLYLTGDSNDYIGKGLSGGKIAVKTSDHFVQNGHENVIVGNVAFYGATSGKAYINGRAGERFAVRNSGVNVVVEGIGDHGCEYMTGGRVVILGNVGKNFGAGMSGGVAYVHTSDAKQFKRMCNMEMIMFEKLTDHEEEQEVKQMIKEHLDYTNSSKASALLENWTQEKDQFIKIIPRNYKMMLQSIEEQKQAGLSHEEAVMFAFEANTKPKNKETANGQKAALAH is encoded by the coding sequence ATGACTTATAATCAACTACCACAACCACAAGGTCTCTACCGTCCTGAATTTGAACATGATGCATGTGGAATCGGACTGTACGCCCATTTAAAAGGGGAGGCGACACATAGCATCGTCAAAAAGGGATTACAAATGCTGTGCCAGCTTGATCACCGCGGCGGGCAAGGCAGTGATCCGTATACAGGTGATGGTGCAGGTTTAATGGTACAACTGCCAGACGCTTTCTTTAGAAAGAACTGCAAAGAATTTGCACTTCCTGAAAAGGGCCGTTACGGGGTAGGGATGGTCTTCTTTTCAAAAGATGATGATGAAAAAACGCGTCAAGCCATCGAACAGAAAATCAACGGGTTCATTAAGCAAGAAGGTCAAACATTAATTGGCTGGAGAACGGTTCCTGTCGATGCTGGGAAAATTGGTACTGTTGCAGCGAAGAGCTGTCCGGTTGTCAGGCAAGTCTTTATCGGGGCAAACGACAACGTAACAGATCGTTTGTCATTTGAAAGAAAATTATATGTCATTCGTAAGCAGGCTGAAAACTGGGGAACAGCAGAGGAGAAACAATTTTACTTTGTCAGCCTGTCGAGTCAAACCATTGTATACAAGGGGCTTTTAACATCAGATCAAGTCGATGCTTTTTATCTTGATCTACAGGATGAAACATTTGTTTCTGCATTTTCACTTGTTCATTCAAGATTTAGTACAAATACATTTCCTACATGGGAAAGAGCGCATCCAAACCGTTACTTAATTCACAACGGAGAAATCAACACATTAAGAGGAAACATCAATTGGATGAGAGCAAGGGAACAACAATTCGTGTCTGAAGCCTTCGGAGACGATTTAGACAAGATTTTGCCAGTGCTGAATGCAGACGGAAGTGATTCATCCATTTTAGACAATGCCTTTGAATTTTTTGTACTTGCAGGCCGTACTCCTGCTCATACAGCCATGATGCTCATACCTGAGCCTTGGACTGAAAATACGCACATGTCGAAAGAGAAACGGGCATTTTATGAATACCATAGTTCTCTCATGGAGCCTTGGGACGGGCCAACAGCGATTTCCTTTACTGACGGTAAACAAATTGGGGCCATCTTAGACCGAAACGGATTAAGACCGGCAAGATACTATGTCACAAATGACGATCATATCATTTTCTCTTCTGAAGTCGGCGTGGTCGACACCAATGAAGAAGATGTCAAATATAAAGACCGTCTTGAGCCGGGCAAAATGCTGTTAATCGATTTAGAAGAAGGACGAATTATTTCTGATGAAGAAGTGAAATCGACGATTGCGAATGAGCTTCCTTATCAAAAGTGGCTCGATGAAGAAATGGTCCATGTCAATCGCTCTGAAGAAAATTCAGAAAATTCTAGTATAATGGATGATGTATTGACTCGTCAGCGTGCTTTCCATTATACGTATGAAGACATTCAAAAGTATTTAATTCCTTTACTAGAGGAAGGCAAGGACCCCATTGGTTCAATGGGAAGTGACACACCGCTTGCTGTGTTATCAGATCGTGCGCAGTCTCTTTTTAACTATTTCAAACAGCTGTTTGCACAAGTGACGAATCCGCCGATTGATGCGATTCGTGAGCAGCTTGTTACATCAACCATGACTTGGTTAGGTGCTGAGGGAGATATTTTACATCCAAATGAATATTCATGCCGAAGAATTAAACTTTATACACCCGTCTTAACGAGCGGGCAATTTAACGGCTTGAAAACGATTGTTCACAATGCCTTTAAAAGCAAAACGATTCATACACTTTTCACCGATGATCTAAAACGCGGGCTGGATGCGATGTTTGAAGAGGCGGAAAAAGCCATTCGCGCGGGCGTATCTTTATTGATTCTTTCAGATCGTGAAATGACGGAAGAAAAAGTGCCGATTCCACCACTTCTTGCGTTAAGTGCACTTCACCAGCATCTTGTGCGTCAAGGCTTACGAACAAAGGTGAGTCTGATCGTCGAATCTGGAGAAGTAAGAGAAGTCCATCATTTTGCTGCACTGATTGGCTATGGAGCAGATGCGATCCACCCATATCTTGTCTATGAAACGTACAAACAGCTGATTGAAGAAGAAGCGATCTCCATCAGCTTTGATGAAGCTGTCACAAAGTTTGGCAAAAGCGTGACCGAGGGTGTAGTCAAAGTCATGTCTAAAGTGGGTATTTCCACTGTGCAAAGTTATAGAGGGGCGCAAATCTTTGAAGCCGTCGGCATTAGTGAAGACGTCATTCAGGCGTATTTCACAGGAACAGCTTCGCAGCTTGGCGGTATCGATCTTGACACCATTGCTAGTGAGGCAAAGCTTCGTCATGAAGCAGGGTATCAGGCAGCTACTGACCAAACACTCGAATCAGGCAGTGAATTCCAATGGAGAAAAAATGGAGAGCATCATGCCTTTAATCCAAAAACGATTCATACCCTTCAGTGGGCATGCCGCAACGAAGATTATGACCTATTCAAGCAATATACAAAGGCAGCGGATGAAGAAAGAATCGGCTTCCTTAGAAATCTATTCGCTTTTCATCCAAAACAAAAGCGAGTTTCTCTTGAAGAGGTAGAATCTGCTGAATCGATTGTACGACGCTTTAAGACGGGTGCGATGTCATTTGGTTCATTAAGTAAGGAAGCGCATGAGGCACTTGCCATTGCGATGAACCGAATTGGCGGTAAAAGTAACAGCGGGGAAGGCGGCGAAGATCCTGCTCGCTTTACAGTAGATGAACGCGGCGATGATCGCAGAAGTGCGATCAAACAAATTGCTTCTGGCCGCTTTGGGGTTAAGAGTCATTACTTGGTCAATGCAGATGAACTGCAAATTAAAATGGCACAAGGAGCAAAGCCTGGAGAAGGCGGACAGCTTCCGGGAAATAAAGTATATCCTTGGGTCGCAGATGTAAGAGGTTCTACTCCAGGTGTCGGCCTGATTTCACCACCACCGCATCATGATATTTATTCCATCGAGGATTTGGCTCAGCTGATCCACGATTTGAAAAACGCGAACCGTGATGCCCGCATTAGTGTCAAGCTTGTGTCTAAAGCTGGCGTTGGCACCATTGCAGCAGGTGTAGCAAAAGGTACTGCGGATGTCATTGTGATCAGCGGATACGATGGCGGCACAGGGGCTTCGCCGAAAACAAGTATTAAACATACAGGACTTCCTTGGGAGCTCGGTTTGGCAGAAGCGCATCAAACCCTTGTCTTAAACGGTCTTCGCGAGAGAGTGGTTCTTGAAACTGACGGAAAGTTAATGACAGGCCGCGATGTTGTCATGGCTGCGATTTTAGGAGCAGAAGAATACGGCTTTGCGACAGCTCCACTAGTCGTTTTAGGCTGCGTGATGATGAGAGCATGTCATTTAGATACTTGCCCGGTCGGTGTTGCGACACAAAATCCAGAGCTTCGTAAAAAATTCATGGGTAATCCTGATCACATTGTGAACTTCATGATGTTTATTGCAGAGGAAGTAAGAGAAATCTTAGCTGAACTTGGCTTTAGATCAATGGATGAACTAATTGGGCGCACAGACGTTCTAGCGGTCAGTGAACGAGCAAAAGCTCACTGGAAAGCAGGGCAGCTAAACCTTGAAACACTGCTTTATCAACCAGAAGGGGCGCGAACGTTCAGAACACCGCAAAATCATAAAATTGATGAATCACTTGATATGAATGAGATCCTCCCTTATGTACAGGAAGCGCTGAATCATCAAACACCGGTTGATCTATCACTAAACATTCGCAACATCAACCGTGTGGCCGGAACGATTACTGGCAGTGAAGTGTCTAAGCGCTACGGGGAAGAAGGATTGCCAGAGGATACGATTACACTGCGTTTCACTGGTTCAGCTGGACAAAGCTTCGGCGCATTTGTGCCAAAGGGCATGTCCTTATATTTAACAGGTGACTCAAATGACTATATCGGCAAAGGACTCTCCGGAGGCAAAATTGCTGTCAAAACCTCTGATCACTTTGTGCAAAATGGACATGAAAACGTGATTGTCGGAAACGTCGCATTCTATGGTGCGACAAGCGGAAAAGCTTATATTAACGGGCGTGCAGGTGAACGATTTGCTGTTCGTAATTCAGGTGTCAATGTGGTCGTTGAAGGAATTGGGGATCACGGCTGTGAGTATATGACTGGCGGACGTGTTGTGATTTTAGGGAACGTCGGGAAAAACTTTGGTGCAGGCATGTCTGGCGGTGTGGCTTACGTGCATACATCTGATGCGAAGCAGTTTAAAAGAATGTGTAACATGGAAATGATCATGTTTGAAAAGCTTACAGATCATGAGGAAGAACAAGAAGTGAAGCAAATGATTAAAGAGCATCTTGATTATACAAACAGCTCAAAAGCATCAGCACTTCTAGAAAACTGGACGCAAGAAAAGGACCAATTCATTAAGATCATTCCGAGAAATTACAAAATGATGCTTCAAAGCATTGAAGAACAAAAACAAGCGGGCCTCAGTCATGAAGAAGCAGTGATGTTCGCTTTTGAAGCAAATACAAAACCGAAAAATAAAGAAACGGCAAACGGGCAAAAAGCAGCCCTCGCTCATTAA
- a CDS encoding LysR family transcriptional regulator produces the protein MELRQLRYFVEVADREHVSEAAENLHVAQSAISRQIANLEEELGVALFEREGRNIKLTKIGRQFLDHVRTALKAIDYAKEQIDEYLDPHKGTVNIGFPTSLASQVLPSVISAFKQEYPEVDFLLRQGSYKFLIEAVKNRDIDLAFLGPVPTNDPQIEGNILFSESIYALLPISHPFSGQRSIHLSDLRKDHFVLFPEGYVLRQIAVDACKQAGYEPTISSEGEDLDAIKGLVSADMGVTLLPESAFYETTPRFTVKIPIDFPQVRRTVGIIASKSREMSPSAHDFYVFVKDFFSKIEQYK, from the coding sequence ATGGAGCTTCGTCAGTTACGTTATTTTGTAGAAGTTGCGGACCGTGAACACGTGTCAGAAGCGGCTGAAAACTTACATGTTGCCCAATCTGCCATCAGCCGGCAGATTGCCAATTTAGAAGAAGAACTTGGAGTCGCTTTATTCGAACGAGAAGGACGAAATATTAAATTAACGAAGATTGGCAGACAATTTTTAGATCATGTCAGAACTGCACTAAAGGCCATTGATTACGCAAAAGAGCAAATTGATGAATACTTAGACCCGCACAAAGGAACGGTGAATATTGGCTTTCCTACAAGTCTAGCAAGCCAAGTACTTCCTTCTGTCATATCCGCATTTAAGCAGGAATATCCAGAGGTCGATTTTTTACTTCGTCAAGGATCCTATAAATTTCTCATTGAAGCTGTCAAAAATCGAGATATTGATCTCGCTTTTTTAGGACCTGTACCGACAAACGATCCGCAAATAGAAGGAAATATTTTGTTTTCAGAAAGCATTTATGCCCTTTTGCCTATTAGCCACCCCTTTAGCGGGCAAAGAAGTATTCATTTAAGTGATTTGAGAAAGGATCATTTCGTTTTATTTCCTGAAGGGTATGTGCTAAGACAAATTGCGGTAGATGCTTGTAAGCAGGCAGGCTATGAGCCCACCATTTCATCTGAAGGAGAAGATTTGGATGCCATTAAAGGTCTCGTGTCAGCTGATATGGGCGTTACCTTATTACCCGAAAGTGCCTTTTATGAAACAACACCACGATTTACAGTGAAAATTCCGATCGACTTTCCGCAAGTGAGAAGAACCGTTGGTATTATCGCGTCTAAGTCTCGAGAGATGTCTCCATCTGCACATGATTTCTATGTGTTTGTAAAGGATTTCTTTTCAAAAATTGAACAATATAAATAA